One part of the Candidatus Eisenbacteria bacterium genome encodes these proteins:
- the csrA gene encoding carbon storage regulator CsrA: MLVLTRKLGENIRIGDSVKITVLEVRSGQVKLGIEAPPEVKVHREEIYARIQEENRRAQGGPGGTPDAGDAAGDQTRRDPRGSS, from the coding sequence ATGCTGGTCCTAACAAGGAAGTTAGGAGAGAACATCCGGATCGGAGACTCGGTCAAGATCACCGTGCTCGAGGTACGCTCGGGCCAGGTGAAGCTCGGCATCGAGGCGCCGCCGGAGGTGAAGGTGCATCGCGAGGAGATCTACGCCCGCATCCAGGAGGAAAATCGGCGTGCGCAGGGTGGTCCGGGAGGAACGCCGGACGCTGGCGACGCCGCAGGCGATCAAACGAGGCGCGACCCTCGCGGCTCTTCCTGA